A DNA window from Flavisolibacter ginsenosidimutans contains the following coding sequences:
- a CDS encoding sensor histidine kinase — protein MNPDDLTIQSPIKILVVDDREDNLFSIETILERDNYRIVKAQSGKAALKILLNQHDFTLILMDVQMPDMNGFETANLIYQREKLKHIPIIFITAHNYNDEHVFEGYKVGAIDYIYKPINPELLRFKVGVFAEMYQKNHQLLLHERKLKQANASLEKEVEERKLSEEKVRLLNQQLLENNNNLKATIEELDRFAYVASHDLQEPLRKILVFSDKLLNDQTEKMPEEMVRYLEKIVKASERMQKLINDLLIFSKPADNYDGFVEVDLNNLLAEVVSDMEVEIEKCDAQVKVNTLPKVWAIPSQMRQLFQNLISNGIKFRKPNGIPVVSIYNEVEQGSLLEQFDLSHHRIVVEDNGIGFDDKYADEIFVVFKRLHSYHEYEGTGVGLSICKKIIDRHGGKITARSKPGEGSRFQIELPAQRHLQRSIDRTVKAVS, from the coding sequence ATGAACCCCGATGACCTAACGATACAGAGCCCTATTAAAATTCTTGTGGTGGACGACCGGGAGGACAATCTCTTCTCCATCGAAACGATTTTGGAGAGAGACAATTACCGGATTGTAAAAGCTCAATCGGGTAAGGCCGCGTTAAAAATTCTCTTGAACCAGCACGACTTTACGCTCATCCTCATGGACGTGCAAATGCCCGACATGAACGGCTTTGAAACGGCCAATCTTATTTATCAACGGGAGAAACTGAAGCACATTCCCATCATCTTCATCACGGCGCACAACTACAACGACGAACACGTATTTGAAGGCTATAAAGTAGGCGCCATTGATTACATCTACAAACCCATCAATCCCGAGCTGCTGCGCTTTAAAGTGGGTGTGTTTGCGGAAATGTATCAAAAGAATCATCAACTCCTTTTGCACGAGCGAAAGTTGAAGCAGGCAAACGCCAGCCTGGAAAAGGAAGTTGAAGAAAGAAAATTGTCGGAAGAAAAAGTCCGGCTACTGAACCAGCAATTGCTGGAGAACAACAACAACTTAAAGGCAACCATTGAAGAACTGGACCGCTTTGCTTACGTGGCCTCGCACGACCTGCAGGAACCCTTGCGCAAAATTTTGGTGTTCAGCGATAAGTTGCTAAACGATCAAACCGAAAAGATGCCCGAAGAGATGGTACGCTATCTCGAAAAAATAGTGAAGGCATCGGAACGAATGCAGAAGCTGATAAATGACCTGCTCATCTTTTCAAAGCCCGCCGACAATTATGACGGTTTTGTTGAAGTGGATTTGAATAACCTGCTCGCCGAAGTGGTTTCGGACATGGAAGTGGAAATAGAAAAATGCGATGCGCAGGTAAAGGTGAACACATTGCCGAAAGTTTGGGCCATACCCAGCCAGATGCGGCAGCTTTTTCAGAATTTGATCAGCAACGGCATCAAGTTTCGCAAGCCAAACGGAATACCCGTTGTTTCTATTTACAACGAAGTCGAACAAGGTTCACTTCTTGAACAATTTGATTTGTCGCACCACCGCATTGTTGTGGAAGACAACGGCATTGGCTTTGACGACAAATATGCCGACGAAATATTTGTCGTCTTTAAGCGGCTACACAGCTACCACGAGTACGAAGGCACCGGCGTCGGTCTTTCTATCTGCAAAAAAATAATAGACCGTCACGGCGGTAAAATAACGGCGCGAAGCAAACCCGGCGAAGGATCCCGTTTTCAAATAGAGTTGCCGGCACAGCGACATCTTCAACGGTCAATAGACCGCACCGTTAAAGCCGTTTCATAA
- a CDS encoding glycoside hydrolase family 13 protein yields MKQRFLFRLSFLFVLSALKSNGQQATVENAPDHKWWKEAIVYQVYPRSFKDSDGDGVGDLKGIISKLDYIKSLGVDAVWLNPIYSSPNDDNGYDVSDYRAIMKEFGTMEDFDALLKGLHERGIRLIMDLVVNHSSDEHEWFKQSRSSRTSPYRDYYHWWNAENGKPPYRYSLFDVAHDAWRYDSLTNAYYLHYFSRKQPDLNWENPKLRQEVYGIMKFWAGKGIDGFRLDAFQFVAKDTTFPEFPKGFEKNFTHYYAMQGNLHGYLQEMNKEVLSKYNVMSVAEGAGNSFTDAHNLVDEDRHELNMAYAFEGVDVAKPEGYSLLHMKEVFSRWDSAFAQKGWLSIFLANHDQARLVSRFGNDAPAFREASAKMLATFVLTMRGTPYWYNGDELGMTNAGFTKIDDYKDVQTLNEYRRITSTGGDVTAYLKQIAFSSRDNSRTPFQWDNTANSGFTYGKPWINIPSNYKTINAAAQEKDPASVLNYFRKLTKLRKENLSLVYGKYTLVDKANPTVYAYLREGEGQRFLIVMNFSAGNAGVAVPGNATNAEVVLSNYREVAAIEKKNSSLTLKPYQAVVFKLKP; encoded by the coding sequence ATGAAACAGCGATTCCTTTTCAGGCTATCCTTTCTTTTCGTTCTTTCCGCATTAAAAAGTAACGGCCAGCAAGCAACCGTTGAAAATGCACCGGACCACAAGTGGTGGAAAGAAGCAATCGTTTACCAGGTTTATCCGCGCAGCTTTAAGGACAGCGACGGCGACGGGGTTGGCGATTTGAAAGGCATCATTTCCAAACTCGATTACATCAAAAGTCTTGGCGTGGATGCCGTGTGGTTAAATCCCATTTACAGTTCGCCAAATGATGATAACGGCTACGATGTAAGCGACTACCGGGCCATCATGAAAGAGTTTGGAACGATGGAAGATTTTGATGCGCTGCTGAAAGGGTTGCATGAAAGGGGCATCCGGCTCATTATGGATTTAGTCGTCAATCACAGCAGCGACGAGCACGAATGGTTTAAACAATCACGAAGTTCAAGAACCAGTCCTTACCGGGATTATTATCATTGGTGGAATGCCGAAAACGGCAAGCCGCCTTACCGCTACAGTTTGTTTGATGTGGCGCACGACGCCTGGCGGTACGATTCGCTGACCAACGCATATTACCTGCATTATTTTTCGCGCAAGCAACCGGATCTGAATTGGGAAAATCCAAAGCTGCGACAAGAGGTTTACGGCATCATGAAATTTTGGGCCGGCAAGGGCATTGATGGTTTTCGCCTCGATGCTTTTCAGTTTGTAGCCAAAGACACCACCTTTCCCGAATTTCCGAAGGGTTTCGAAAAGAATTTTACGCATTATTATGCCATGCAGGGAAACCTTCACGGCTATTTGCAGGAGATGAACAAAGAGGTGTTGAGCAAATACAATGTGATGAGTGTGGCCGAAGGCGCAGGAAATTCGTTTACCGATGCGCACAATTTAGTGGATGAAGACCGGCACGAATTGAACATGGCTTATGCCTTTGAAGGTGTTGACGTTGCCAAACCTGAAGGGTATAGCCTGTTGCATATGAAAGAAGTGTTCAGCCGATGGGACAGCGCCTTTGCTCAAAAAGGATGGCTTTCGATATTTCTTGCCAACCATGATCAGGCAAGGCTTGTGAGCCGCTTTGGTAATGATGCGCCGGCTTTTCGGGAAGCATCTGCGAAAATGCTGGCCACGTTTGTTCTTACCATGCGCGGCACGCCGTACTGGTACAACGGCGATGAGTTGGGAATGACCAACGCCGGGTTTACTAAAATAGACGATTACAAAGATGTGCAAACCCTGAACGAATACCGACGCATTACAAGCACAGGCGGCGATGTAACGGCTTACTTAAAACAGATTGCTTTCAGCAGCCGCGATAACAGCCGCACACCTTTTCAATGGGACAATACGGCCAATAGCGGTTTTACTTACGGAAAGCCGTGGATAAACATTCCTTCCAATTACAAAACCATCAATGCGGCTGCGCAGGAAAAAGATCCGGCATCGGTGCTGAATTATTTTCGAAAGCTTACAAAGCTTCGCAAGGAAAACCTTTCGCTTGTTTACGGAAAATATACATTGGTAGATAAAGCCAATCCCACTGTTTACGCATATCTGCGCGAAGGAGAGGGGCAACGGTTTTTGATTGTGATGAATTTTTCCGCCGGAAATGCAGGCGTTGCTGTTCCGGGAAACGCAACAAACGCTGAAGTTGTTTTATCAAACTATAGAGAAGTGGCTGCGATTGAAAAAAAGAATTCATCACTCACTTTAAAACCCTACCAGGCCGTTGTTTTCAAACTGAAGCCGTAA
- a CDS encoding SusC/RagA family TonB-linked outer membrane protein has translation MRRFNLQKLAVCAMLFLLCSFQQLLAQNKTISGTVTDQTGKGVPGVTVTVKGTKTATQTDANGSYRIAAPDNATLVFTSVGFESQELAVAGRTSFDVPMTATNANLSEVVVTGYSTARRRDVTGAISSVQAKDFNKGVISTPEVLLQNKVPGLQITTNNGQPGSATTVKIRGNNSIRAVNNPLYVIDGVPLDGRSARPNFGNAFGSTPDASPLIFFNPNDIQRIDVLKDAASAAIYGSRGANGVIAITTKTGTSGPPRLEFSTSVGWNAGLMKRFAVLNASQFKSALSKYSISGQDFGGNVDAMKEIKNNRLTQNYNIAFSGGGENGRFRASFLASEINGYIKNSTLDKYVGNFSGQYQFLDKKLTLIFHLTAGHTTESLVPVANTSGSTGNIVSSLLQWNPTSAFTNANGSFYYPANGSGNPVALLAGFSDIAHVNSVLGNISASYKILDNLEYRFVYAVNNSVGDRYTNIYGFLQGYSGLSGSGAAAIGNAKLTSQLFDHILQYRKELTSKINFDALAGYEYWTTHYQNGNVSAQGFNTNLTGLTGIPYTSTLQNGNTQNPPAIFVDPKAEIQSVFGQVNFNYASKYYLTGTFRRDGSSRFGKNNKYGNFPSVGVRWAINNEEFMKSSTLFSNLSLRASYGITGNQEFPSGASQEQFAFFSYNNAGQINVANPDLKWEQTKAYDIGVEFTTRKGRISGTFDYYNKNTSNILFQSTAIQPAPASIYFINLPANLINKGVEASLTVGVIDTKNLTWDITGFYAHNTNKLTKFTQNGKDIQIITGQINGQGVSGTLSQVITNNFPVNEYYLKPFQGFDQNGNQTYGANPVYAGNPNPTNSFGVSTTLNYKKFGLVINGGGESGYMIYNNTATSVTNISGIANGRNIDLNAYNSAEKPTSPVAANTRFLESGNYFKLRNATISYRVGDLGRYVKSLNAYVTGNNLFVLTKFSGFDPEVNIDKSSNNYPSRSIEYIPYPTARTVTVGVNFSLQ, from the coding sequence ATGCGAAGATTCAACCTGCAAAAGCTTGCCGTTTGCGCTATGCTTTTCCTTCTCTGTTCATTTCAACAATTACTTGCACAAAACAAAACAATTTCAGGCACCGTGACCGACCAAACGGGCAAGGGTGTTCCCGGCGTAACTGTTACCGTAAAAGGCACCAAGACGGCGACACAAACCGATGCCAACGGCTCCTACCGGATTGCTGCGCCTGACAATGCCACACTGGTTTTTACATCTGTGGGATTTGAATCGCAGGAGCTGGCCGTTGCCGGCCGGACGTCGTTTGACGTTCCGATGACGGCGACCAATGCCAATCTTTCGGAAGTGGTGGTTACCGGTTACAGCACTGCACGCCGCCGAGATGTTACCGGCGCTATTTCATCGGTGCAGGCAAAAGATTTCAACAAAGGCGTAATCAGCACGCCGGAGGTATTGCTGCAAAACAAAGTTCCAGGCTTGCAAATCACGACTAACAATGGTCAGCCCGGTAGTGCCACTACTGTTAAGATTAGGGGCAACAACTCCATTCGTGCCGTAAACAATCCTTTGTATGTGATTGACGGTGTGCCGCTGGACGGACGCTCGGCACGTCCAAACTTTGGTAATGCTTTCGGCAGTACGCCTGACGCGAGCCCGTTGATTTTCTTTAACCCAAACGACATTCAACGAATTGATGTTTTAAAAGACGCTGCTTCGGCAGCTATTTATGGTTCGCGTGGTGCTAACGGCGTAATTGCCATTACTACGAAAACCGGAACGTCCGGTCCTCCGCGCCTTGAGTTTAGTACAAGTGTTGGTTGGAACGCAGGGCTTATGAAGAGATTTGCCGTGTTGAATGCTTCCCAATTCAAAAGTGCTTTAAGTAAATACAGTATTTCCGGGCAAGACTTTGGCGGAAACGTTGACGCAATGAAGGAAATTAAAAATAACCGGCTTACGCAAAATTATAATATTGCCTTTAGCGGCGGCGGCGAGAACGGACGATTCCGTGCTTCTTTCCTTGCTTCGGAAATCAATGGTTATATCAAGAACTCAACGCTTGACAAATACGTTGGAAACTTTAGCGGACAATACCAGTTCCTCGATAAAAAATTGACGCTTATTTTCCATTTAACCGCTGGACACACGACAGAAAGCCTCGTACCTGTAGCCAATACATCCGGCTCAACAGGCAATATCGTTAGCTCACTTTTGCAATGGAATCCAACGTCCGCGTTTACAAACGCTAATGGTTCGTTCTATTATCCGGCAAACGGTTCTGGCAACCCGGTGGCGCTTTTGGCTGGCTTCTCCGATATAGCTCATGTGAATTCTGTCTTGGGCAACATTTCTGCTTCTTACAAGATTCTTGATAATCTAGAATATCGTTTTGTTTATGCCGTCAATAACAGCGTTGGCGACCGTTATACAAACATCTATGGCTTCCTTCAAGGTTATTCGGGACTGTCTGGTTCCGGCGCTGCCGCTATCGGCAATGCTAAGTTAACTTCTCAGCTTTTCGACCACATCTTACAGTATAGAAAAGAGCTAACTTCAAAAATTAACTTTGATGCCTTGGCCGGTTACGAATACTGGACAACCCACTATCAGAACGGTAACGTTTCGGCTCAGGGATTTAACACAAACCTGACGGGCCTTACCGGCATACCTTATACAAGCACGCTTCAAAACGGCAATACGCAAAATCCGCCTGCCATCTTTGTTGATCCGAAAGCGGAAATACAGTCTGTATTCGGACAGGTGAATTTTAACTACGCAAGCAAATATTACCTGACCGGTACATTCCGCCGTGATGGATCGAGCCGCTTTGGTAAGAACAACAAGTATGGCAATTTCCCTTCGGTTGGTGTAAGATGGGCTATCAACAATGAAGAGTTTATGAAGAGCAGCACCTTGTTCTCCAATCTCTCGCTTAGGGCCTCTTACGGCATTACGGGTAACCAGGAGTTTCCATCGGGTGCATCACAAGAGCAGTTTGCCTTCTTCTCGTATAACAATGCAGGACAAATTAACGTAGCCAACCCCGATTTGAAATGGGAGCAAACAAAAGCTTATGATATCGGTGTTGAATTCACAACAAGAAAAGGAAGAATTAGCGGAACCTTTGATTACTATAATAAAAACACCAGCAACATTCTATTTCAAAGCACCGCTATTCAGCCCGCACCCGCATCCATTTATTTCATCAACTTACCGGCTAACCTCATAAACAAAGGTGTTGAAGCCAGTTTAACAGTTGGCGTCATTGATACCAAAAATTTGACTTGGGATATCACTGGCTTTTACGCACACAACACAAATAAGCTGACCAAGTTCACGCAAAATGGTAAGGACATTCAAATCATTACCGGTCAGATAAACGGTCAAGGCGTATCGGGCACACTGTCGCAGGTTATTACAAACAATTTTCCTGTAAACGAGTATTACCTGAAACCCTTCCAGGGATTTGATCAGAACGGCAACCAAACGTATGGAGCAAATCCTGTTTACGCAGGCAACCCCAACCCAACCAATAGCTTTGGCGTAAGCACTACGTTGAACTACAAGAAGTTTGGTTTAGTAATTAACGGTGGCGGTGAAAGTGGTTACATGATTTACAATAATACAGCAACTAGTGTAACCAATATCTCCGGTATTGCCAACGGCAGAAACATTGACTTAAACGCTTACAATTCTGCCGAGAAACCAACGAGTCCTGTAGCTGCAAATACACGCTTTCTTGAAAGCGGCAATTATTTCAAACTTAGAAACGCAACAATTTCCTACCGCGTTGGCGACCTTGGCCGCTACGTAAAAAGTCTGAACGCTTACGTGACGGGAAATAACTTGTTTGTGCTTACAAAATTCTCGGGCTTTGATCCGGAAGTAAACATTGACAAGAGCAGCAACAACTACCCATCGCGTTCGATCGAATACATTCCTTATCCAACTGCCCGTACCGTTACGGTTGGTGTTAACTTCTCCTTGCAATAA
- a CDS encoding RagB/SusD family nutrient uptake outer membrane protein produces the protein MIKSKIIQLSSIVLLAAVSCTKLDEGLNSTFTNAQTAQALGAQGVGLLLNTAYNDLAVPFTNQDQLFSLEENTADESLVPTRGGDWDDNGVWRVLHAHTWNADHGQILSVFNNLNKLNFDATNVLAFADPSAQKQQIAEARFLRAIALYYLTDLYGQYPIRNPGDNLLNAPQVKSGAAAAQFIIDELNAVMADLPGFSSAGRASQEAAKVLLMKTYLNRGAWANRATPTFADADMQQVITIGNSVISGGKFSYMPEYFNNFDVNNGSSKENILTFVNSSGVSANNSGPQARWCMTMHYNQYTPKNPNAGWNGFSTISDFYNSFGTTANPMVGVTQFVGGNISGRYADTAVDARIGGRYYPGVTDVSGMKPGMQIGQQYNEAGVAEKDRKGAPLAFDPRIASNMQETGANLEVTGIRVIKYPPDFSALDKYFQGPAGNDIVIFRYSDVVLMVAEAKLRAASVDNAGALALVNALRAARKAAPLPSLSLVNASNIYDPNTLLTERGREMYWETVRRTDLIRFGVFTKPWQYKPTDDPKYLVFPIPSQALAANPNLVQNPGY, from the coding sequence ATGATAAAGTCAAAAATCATTCAACTTTCTTCCATTGTACTGCTTGCAGCCGTCAGCTGTACGAAATTGGATGAAGGTCTTAACAGTACATTTACAAACGCACAAACTGCTCAGGCACTAGGTGCGCAGGGGGTAGGTTTGCTTCTCAATACGGCTTACAACGATCTTGCGGTTCCATTCACCAACCAAGACCAGCTCTTCTCACTGGAAGAAAATACTGCCGACGAATCGCTGGTTCCAACCAGGGGTGGCGACTGGGATGATAATGGCGTTTGGCGGGTATTACATGCCCATACCTGGAACGCAGATCACGGCCAGATTTTAAGCGTGTTCAATAATCTGAACAAATTGAATTTTGATGCGACCAACGTTCTTGCGTTCGCCGATCCATCAGCGCAAAAACAACAAATTGCGGAGGCGAGGTTTTTAAGAGCAATTGCGCTCTATTACCTGACTGATTTGTACGGACAATATCCCATCAGAAATCCTGGGGATAATCTCCTGAATGCACCACAGGTTAAATCCGGCGCAGCTGCGGCACAGTTTATTATTGACGAATTGAATGCAGTGATGGCTGACCTCCCTGGATTCTCTTCTGCGGGTCGCGCCTCACAGGAAGCCGCAAAGGTCTTGTTGATGAAGACGTATTTGAACAGAGGGGCCTGGGCGAACCGTGCTACTCCTACGTTTGCCGATGCGGACATGCAGCAGGTAATTACAATCGGCAACAGCGTCATCTCTGGCGGTAAGTTTAGCTACATGCCTGAGTACTTCAATAATTTTGACGTTAACAACGGATCGTCCAAAGAAAACATTCTGACGTTTGTAAACTCCTCTGGTGTAAGTGCAAACAACAGTGGGCCGCAAGCCCGCTGGTGTATGACCATGCACTATAATCAATATACACCCAAAAACCCCAACGCAGGTTGGAATGGCTTCTCCACTATCAGTGATTTTTACAACAGCTTTGGAACAACCGCAAACCCGATGGTTGGCGTAACACAATTTGTTGGCGGCAACATAAGCGGAAGGTATGCCGACACAGCCGTTGACGCAAGAATCGGAGGCAGGTATTATCCCGGTGTAACCGATGTTTCGGGCATGAAACCGGGTATGCAGATCGGCCAGCAATACAACGAAGCCGGCGTAGCCGAGAAAGACCGCAAGGGCGCCCCGCTTGCTTTCGATCCACGCATTGCATCAAACATGCAGGAAACCGGAGCCAACCTCGAGGTAACGGGTATTCGTGTCATTAAATATCCGCCCGACTTTTCCGCTTTAGACAAATACTTTCAAGGCCCCGCAGGAAATGACATTGTTATTTTCCGTTACTCGGATGTTGTGCTGATGGTAGCCGAAGCTAAATTGCGTGCGGCCAGTGTAGATAATGCCGGTGCGCTTGCGTTGGTGAATGCACTCAGGGCTGCACGTAAGGCTGCGCCATTACCTTCTCTATCGCTTGTTAATGCTTCTAATATTTACGACCCAAATACCTTGTTAACCGAAAGAGGAAGAGAGATGTACTGGGAAACCGTAAGAAGAACAGACTTGATTCGCTTTGGCGTTTTTACAAAGCCTTGGCAATACAAACCAACGGATGACCCCAAATACCTTGTATTCCCCATTCCCAGCCAGGCCTTGGCCGCCAATCCCAACCTTGTTCAGAATCCAGGCTATTAA
- a CDS encoding VCBS repeat-containing protein: MKYALLLVSAIGCFFFVCSCSHKPSAPPLFELVENSGIHFNNRVADDKLENSFLFRNMYNGGGVATGDINNDGLPDVMFTSNQGENKLYLNKGNFQFEDISAKAGLKQDSMWSTGVTMVDINADGWLDMYVCNSGHMPNGHRKNQLYINNHNNTFTEQAAKYGLDISGYCTQASFFDYDMDGDLDMFLINNSPVPINTLGYVNRRDVPDSAWPVAAFLKGGGDHLYKNNNGKFTEVTKQAGIHGTLMSFGLGVTVGDVNNDGYPDVYVANDSYERDYLYINQKNGTFKDELEACVGQNSFSSMGADLSDVNNDGYPDIFTTDMLPGDDYRLKTLGAFDNIDLHRQRLQNGLYNQYMKNCLMINNGNGEFLEAANYGGVEATDWSWGALFFDADNDGLSDIYVCNGVNRDVTNLDFMDFFANDVIQKMVLSGQKQSVDSVLAHIPVNAVANCAFKNKGNLRFTDVAKEWGLATPSFSNGAAYADLDGDGDLDLIVNNENQEAFVYRNTENRQAGNSFIGISLKAAAPNTFAVGSKIKVYKDGQVFYRELFPSRGFQSSMDYKQIIGLGKLTAVDSVLIIWPDRTYTKIDNPQLNKVHFINEADVKRLPAYGNGTQAASLFQPVGASFERHKEDDYTDFYFERNLPEMLSREGPHIAKGDVNGDGLEDIYIGGAKDQPGQLYLQTIDGKFIKKEEAVFKQFQSFEDVAVLFFDADGDGDLDLFIGAGGNNVPPGEREIQHRLYKNDGKGNFSVDVSAFPLNNMNISVAAAYDYDGDGDLDLFVGSRSVPRIYGQTPQSYLYQNDGQGHFKDVTPAAIANIGMITSATWADVNGDGKNELIIAGEWMAPKIFSYRNGNFEELKNTGLENLYGWWQSLAVADVNGDGKEDLILGNIGENFYLRPTEKTPVKLWVKDFDGNGTPDQFLTRTVDGKDMPVFLKREITEQFPALKKDNLKHADYAKKSIQDLFGEKVLKDAAVLPFNYCSSIIAINKGNGQFEAQPLPLYVQLSSVNAICVTDVNGDGKVDLLLGGNLFTFPPQFGRLDASYGHLLLNNGKGSFNYVETRSSGINVKGEIKDIKEISSKNGRYYLFTQNDSLPVLYRLRH, from the coding sequence ATGAAATACGCTCTGCTTTTGGTAAGCGCTATTGGTTGCTTCTTTTTTGTTTGCTCCTGTTCGCACAAGCCTTCAGCTCCGCCCTTGTTTGAGCTCGTTGAAAATTCGGGAATCCATTTCAACAACCGCGTCGCCGATGATAAATTGGAGAACAGTTTTCTCTTCCGCAACATGTACAACGGCGGCGGCGTGGCCACAGGCGACATTAACAACGACGGACTGCCCGATGTAATGTTCACATCCAACCAGGGTGAAAACAAATTGTACCTGAACAAAGGCAATTTCCAGTTTGAAGACATTTCCGCAAAAGCCGGGTTAAAGCAAGACTCCATGTGGAGCACCGGCGTTACTATGGTGGACATCAACGCTGACGGTTGGCTTGACATGTACGTTTGCAATTCTGGTCACATGCCGAACGGCCACCGTAAGAATCAACTCTACATCAACAATCACAACAACACATTTACAGAGCAAGCTGCGAAGTACGGTTTGGACATTTCAGGCTACTGCACACAGGCTTCTTTCTTCGACTATGACATGGACGGTGACCTGGATATGTTTCTCATTAATAACAGTCCCGTGCCCATTAACACGCTGGGTTATGTTAATCGTCGGGATGTGCCGGATTCGGCTTGGCCCGTAGCGGCGTTTTTAAAAGGCGGCGGCGATCATCTTTACAAAAACAACAACGGCAAGTTTACAGAGGTTACAAAGCAAGCAGGTATTCACGGAACGTTAATGAGCTTTGGTTTGGGTGTAACCGTTGGCGATGTAAACAACGACGGTTATCCCGACGTGTACGTGGCAAATGACTCTTACGAAAGAGACTATCTCTACATCAACCAAAAGAACGGGACTTTTAAAGACGAACTGGAAGCTTGCGTAGGACAGAACAGTTTCTCGTCAATGGGTGCTGATTTGAGTGATGTGAACAACGACGGCTATCCGGATATCTTCACCACAGACATGTTGCCGGGCGATGATTACCGTTTAAAGACCCTCGGCGCTTTTGACAACATTGACCTGCACCGCCAGCGTTTGCAGAACGGATTGTACAACCAGTACATGAAAAATTGTCTGATGATAAACAACGGAAACGGTGAGTTTTTAGAAGCCGCCAACTACGGTGGCGTGGAGGCTACGGATTGGAGTTGGGGTGCTTTGTTTTTTGATGCGGACAATGATGGCCTTTCTGACATTTACGTTTGCAACGGTGTGAACCGCGACGTAACCAATCTTGATTTCATGGATTTTTTTGCCAACGATGTCATTCAAAAAATGGTGCTGTCGGGGCAGAAGCAAAGCGTTGATTCGGTACTGGCCCATATACCGGTAAATGCGGTTGCCAACTGTGCGTTTAAAAACAAAGGCAACTTACGATTCACGGATGTAGCAAAAGAATGGGGACTTGCGACGCCGTCTTTTTCAAACGGTGCGGCTTATGCCGATTTGGACGGTGATGGCGATTTGGATTTAATTGTGAACAACGAGAATCAGGAAGCTTTTGTTTACCGCAATACTGAAAACAGACAAGCGGGCAACAGCTTTATCGGCATTTCTTTAAAAGCCGCGGCACCCAACACATTTGCCGTTGGCAGCAAAATAAAAGTATATAAAGACGGCCAGGTTTTTTACCGTGAACTGTTTCCTTCAAGAGGGTTTCAATCATCAATGGATTACAAACAAATTATTGGTTTGGGAAAATTAACTGCGGTTGATTCAGTGCTCATCATCTGGCCCGACCGCACCTACACGAAGATTGATAATCCGCAGTTAAACAAGGTGCATTTCATTAACGAAGCAGACGTGAAACGATTGCCCGCTTACGGGAACGGAACGCAAGCCGCATCTTTGTTTCAACCGGTCGGTGCCTCCTTTGAGCGGCACAAAGAAGACGATTATACAGATTTTTATTTTGAGCGCAACTTGCCCGAAATGCTTTCACGCGAAGGACCGCACATTGCCAAAGGCGACGTGAACGGCGACGGATTGGAGGATATTTACATCGGCGGCGCAAAAGATCAACCGGGGCAGCTTTATTTGCAAACGATTGATGGAAAATTTATCAAAAAAGAAGAAGCTGTGTTTAAACAGTTTCAGAGCTTTGAAGACGTAGCGGTATTGTTTTTTGATGCCGACGGCGACGGCGATCTGGACTTGTTCATCGGCGCTGGCGGCAACAACGTTCCGCCGGGAGAAAGAGAAATTCAACACCGCTTGTACAAGAACGACGGCAAGGGAAATTTCTCGGTTGATGTTTCTGCCTTTCCTTTAAACAACATGAATATCTCTGTGGCCGCTGCGTACGATTACGATGGCGACGGCGACCTTGATTTGTTTGTCGGCAGCAGAAGCGTGCCGCGCATATATGGTCAAACGCCGCAAAGCTATTTATATCAAAACGACGGACAGGGGCATTTCAAAGACGTGACACCAGCGGCCATTGCCAATATTGGAATGATTACCAGTGCAACGTGGGCCGATGTAAACGGCGACGGTAAAAATGAATTAATCATAGCCGGCGAATGGATGGCGCCGAAAATTTTTTCGTACCGGAACGGAAACTTTGAAGAACTAAAAAACACGGGTTTGGAAAACCTTTACGGCTGGTGGCAATCGCTTGCTGTTGCTGATGTGAACGGCGACGGAAAAGAGGATCTCATTCTCGGCAACATCGGGGAGAATTTTTATTTGCGGCCGACTGAAAAAACACCTGTAAAACTTTGGGTAAAAGACTTCGACGGCAACGGAACGCCGGACCAATTTCTTACCCGCACCGTGGACGGCAAAGACATGCCGGTGTTTTTAAAACGCGAAATCACCGAGCAGTTTCCCGCATTGAAAAAGGACAATCTTAAACATGCCGACTACGCGAAAAAATCCATCCAGGATTTATTTGGCGAGAAAGTGTTAAAGGATGCCGCTGTCCTTCCTTTCAATTACTGTTCGTCAATCATTGCTATCAACAAAGGCAATGGACAGTTTGAAGCACAACCGCTGCCTTTGTATGTACAGTTGTCAAGCGTGAATGCCATTTGCGTAACCGACGTAAACGGCGATGGCAAGGTTGATCTTTTGCTGGGGGGCAATCTGTTTACTTTTCCGCCACAATTTGGAAGGCTTGATGCGAGTTACGGGCACCTGTTGCTGAATAACGGCAAAGGAAGTTTTAATTATGTTGAAACAAGATCTTCCGGCATCAACGTTAAAGGCGAAATAAAAGACATCAAAGAAATAAGCAGCAAAAACGGCCGGTATTATCTTTTTACCCAGAACGATTCGCTCCCAGTTTTGTACCGTTTGCGCCATTAA